From a region of the Odocoileus virginianus isolate 20LAN1187 ecotype Illinois chromosome 1, Ovbor_1.2, whole genome shotgun sequence genome:
- the LOC110135772 gene encoding anionic trypsin, which yields MHPLLILAFVGAAVAFPSDDDDKIVGGYTCAENSVPYQVSLNAGYHFCGGSLISDQWVVSAAHCYQYRIQVRLGEHNIDVVEGGEQFIDASKIIRHPKYSSWTLDNDILLIKLSTPAVINARVSTLALPSACAPAGTECLISGWGNTLSSGVNYPELLQCLEAPLLSHADCEASYPGQITNNMVCAGFLEGGKDSCQGDSGGPVACNGQLQGIVSWGYGCAQKGKPGVYTKVCNYVDWIQETIAANS from the exons TGGCTTTCCCCTCGGACGACGATGACAAGATCGTCGGGGGCTACACCTGCGCGGAGAATTCTGTGCCTTACCAGGTGTCCCTGAACGCTGGCTACCACTTCTGCGGCGGCTCCCTCATCAGTGACCAGTGGGTGGTGTCCGCGGCTCACTGCTACCAGTA CCGCATCCAGGTGAGGCTGGGAGAACACAACATCGACGTCGTGGAAGGTGGTGAGCAGTTCATCGACGCGTCCAAGATCATCCGCCACCCCAAGTACAGCAGCTGGACTCTGGACAATGACATCCTGCTGATCAAACTCTCCACGCCTGCGGTCATCAATGCCCGGGTGTCCACCTTGGCTCTGCCCAGCGCCTGTGCACCTGCAGGCACCGAGTGCCTCATCTCTGGCTGGGGCAACACCCTGAGCAGCGGCG TCAACTACCCGGAACTGCTGCAATGCCTGGAGGCCCCGCTGCTGAGTCACGCCGACTGTGAAGCCTCGTACCCTGGACAGATCACCAACAACATGGTCTGCGCTGGCTTCCTGGAGGGAGGCAAGGATTCCTGCCAG GGTGACTCTGGTGGCCCTGTGGCCTGCAATGGACAGCTCCAGGGCATTGTGTCCTGGGGCTACGGCTGTGCCCAGAAGGGCAAGCCTGGGGTCTACACCAAGGTCTGCAACTACGTGGACTGGATTCAGGAGACCATTGCCGCTAACAGCTAA